In a genomic window of Streptomyces sp. SJL17-4:
- a CDS encoding glycoside hydrolase family 9 protein: MNRRRTALLSLTALMAAGLTAVPAGPAGADEVEQIRNGTFDTTTDGWWSDNVTLGLSDGRVCADVPGGTVNRWDAGVGQNDLTLVKGESYRFSFSATGTPEGNSVRAVVGLQVSPYDAYHEVTPQLSVSGNTYTYTFASPVDTTQGQVAFQLGGAADPWRFCLDDVSLLGGVPPERYEPDTGPRVRVNQVGYLPGGPKNATLVTDATVRQPWQLKNASGAVIARGWSVPRGVDPSSGQNVHSIHFSDHRTAGTGLTLVADGETSRPFDIGTAAYEKLRLDAAKFYYTQRSGTAIRDDLRPGYGREAGHVDIAPNQGDGNVPCQPGVCDYTLDVTGGWYDAGDHGKYVVNGGISVWQLLSTYERAKFARTGQAEKLGDGSLNIPESGNKVPDILDEARWELEFLLKMQVPDGKPLAGMAHHKIHDEQWTGLPLMPSADPQKRELHPPTTAATLNLAATAAQAARLYKPYDSRFAATALAAARKAWAAALAHPDVLASESDGIGGGTYADRDVTDEFYWAATELYLTTGAKEFEDHILKSPVHSADIFKPISFDWAGTAVPARLDLATVPNRLPGRDKVRQSVREGADRYLATLKAHPYGMPYAPASHTYDWGSTHQMLNNAVVLATAYDITGSAKYRDGAVQSMDYIFGRNALNISYVTGYGEVSAENQHSRWYARQLDPKLPRPPVGSLSGGPNSSIQDPLAQSKLQGCIGQFCFIDDIQSWSTNELTINWNSALTWMASFVADQR; encoded by the coding sequence GTGAACAGACGTAGAACGGCCCTGCTCTCCCTGACCGCCCTGATGGCGGCGGGCCTCACCGCGGTGCCCGCCGGCCCTGCCGGGGCGGACGAGGTCGAGCAGATCAGGAACGGCACCTTCGACACGACCACCGACGGGTGGTGGTCGGACAACGTCACCCTGGGGCTGTCCGACGGCAGGGTCTGCGCCGACGTGCCGGGCGGCACGGTGAACCGCTGGGACGCCGGCGTCGGCCAGAACGACCTCACGCTCGTGAAGGGGGAGTCCTACCGGTTCAGCTTCAGCGCGACGGGCACCCCCGAGGGCAACTCCGTCCGTGCCGTCGTGGGCCTGCAGGTCTCGCCGTACGACGCGTACCACGAGGTCACACCGCAGCTGAGCGTCTCCGGGAACACGTACACCTACACCTTCGCCTCCCCCGTCGACACCACCCAGGGGCAGGTCGCCTTCCAGCTCGGCGGCGCCGCGGACCCCTGGCGCTTCTGTCTGGACGACGTGTCACTCCTGGGCGGGGTGCCGCCGGAGCGGTACGAGCCCGACACCGGCCCCCGGGTCCGGGTCAACCAAGTCGGCTACCTGCCCGGCGGGCCCAAGAACGCCACTCTCGTCACCGACGCGACCGTGCGGCAGCCGTGGCAGCTGAAGAACGCCTCCGGCGCCGTCATCGCCCGCGGCTGGAGCGTCCCGCGCGGCGTGGACCCCTCCTCCGGACAGAACGTCCACTCGATCCACTTCAGCGACCACCGCACCGCGGGGACGGGCCTCACCCTGGTCGCCGACGGCGAGACCAGCCGGCCCTTCGACATCGGCACCGCCGCCTACGAGAAACTCCGCCTGGACGCCGCGAAGTTCTACTACACCCAGCGCAGCGGGACCGCGATCCGCGACGACCTGCGGCCCGGGTACGGCCGCGAGGCCGGTCACGTCGACATCGCCCCCAACCAGGGCGACGGGAACGTGCCCTGCCAGCCCGGCGTCTGCGACTACACGCTCGACGTCACAGGCGGCTGGTACGACGCCGGCGACCACGGCAAGTACGTCGTCAACGGCGGCATCTCCGTCTGGCAGCTCCTCAGCACCTACGAGCGCGCCAAGTTCGCCCGCACCGGGCAGGCCGAGAAACTGGGCGACGGCTCGCTGAACATCCCCGAGAGCGGCAACAAGGTCCCCGACATCCTCGACGAGGCCCGCTGGGAGCTGGAGTTCCTGCTCAAGATGCAGGTGCCGGACGGCAAGCCGCTCGCCGGCATGGCCCACCACAAGATCCACGACGAGCAGTGGACCGGCCTGCCGCTGATGCCCTCCGCCGACCCGCAGAAGCGCGAACTGCACCCGCCGACCACCGCGGCCACCCTGAACCTCGCCGCGACCGCCGCCCAGGCGGCCCGCCTGTACAAGCCGTACGACTCCCGGTTCGCGGCCACCGCGCTCGCCGCGGCCCGCAAGGCCTGGGCCGCGGCCCTCGCCCACCCCGACGTCCTCGCCTCCGAGAGCGACGGCATCGGCGGCGGCACTTACGCCGATCGTGACGTCACCGACGAGTTCTACTGGGCGGCGACCGAGCTGTACCTGACCACGGGTGCCAAGGAGTTCGAGGACCACATCCTGAAGTCCCCGGTCCACAGCGCCGACATCTTCAAGCCGATCAGCTTCGACTGGGCGGGCACGGCCGTCCCCGCCCGGCTCGACCTCGCCACCGTCCCGAACCGGCTGCCCGGTCGCGACAAGGTCCGCCAGTCCGTACGCGAGGGAGCCGACCGCTACCTGGCCACGCTGAAGGCCCACCCGTACGGCATGCCGTACGCCCCCGCGAGCCACACGTACGACTGGGGCTCCACCCACCAGATGCTCAACAATGCCGTCGTCCTGGCCACCGCCTACGACATCACCGGCAGCGCGAAGTACCGCGACGGGGCCGTCCAGAGCATGGACTACATCTTTGGCCGCAACGCCCTGAACATCTCGTACGTCACCGGCTACGGCGAGGTCAGCGCGGAGAACCAGCACAGCCGCTGGTACGCCCGCCAGCTCGACCCGAAGCTGCCCCGTCCGCCCGTCGGCTCGCTGTCCGGCGGTCCGAACTCGAGCATCCAGGACCCGCTCGCTCAGAGCAAACTCCAGGGCTGCATCGGACAGTTCTGCTTCATCGACGACATCCAGTCCTGGTCGACCAACGAACTCACCATCAACTGGAACTCCGCCCTCACCTGGATGGCCTCCTTCGTGGCCGACCAGCGCTGA
- a CDS encoding cellulose binding domain-containing protein — MPASPHRLSTPRGMLATLLIALATVAALMTAAPVARADTLICEQYGSTTIQGRYVVQNNRWGTGAAQCVTATDTGFRVTRADGGVPTNGAPKSYPSVFNGCHYTNCSPGTKLPAQVSGIATAPSSISYGYVGDATYNASYDIWLDPTPRTDGVNRTEIMIWFNKVGPIQPIGSQVGTATVGGRGWQVWTGSNGANDVISFVAPSAIAGWDFDVMDFVRETVSRGMAQNNWYLTSVQAGFEPWQNGAGLTVNSFSSAVNLGAPGTGEPGPGPATACKVTYAPNVWTGGFTAEVTVANTGSTPVDNWTLSFALPSGQRITQAWNATVPTASGTVTATGLAHNARIAAGASQTFGFQGTYSGGFAAPSGFSLNGTACV, encoded by the coding sequence ATGCCGGCGTCACCGCACCGCCTCAGCACCCCTCGTGGCATGCTCGCCACGTTGCTCATCGCCCTGGCCACCGTCGCGGCACTCATGACCGCCGCGCCGGTGGCCCGGGCCGACACGCTGATCTGCGAGCAGTACGGCTCGACCACGATCCAGGGCCGTTACGTGGTCCAGAACAACCGCTGGGGCACCGGCGCCGCCCAGTGCGTCACCGCCACCGACACCGGCTTCCGGGTGACCCGGGCCGACGGGGGCGTGCCCACCAACGGCGCCCCGAAGTCGTACCCCTCGGTCTTCAACGGCTGTCACTACACGAACTGTTCGCCGGGGACCAAGCTCCCCGCGCAGGTCAGCGGCATCGCCACGGCACCGAGCAGCATCTCGTACGGCTACGTCGGCGACGCGACGTACAACGCCTCGTACGACATCTGGCTGGACCCCACACCCAGGACCGACGGGGTGAACCGGACCGAGATCATGATCTGGTTCAACAAGGTCGGCCCCATCCAGCCGATCGGCTCACAGGTCGGCACCGCCACGGTCGGCGGGCGCGGCTGGCAGGTGTGGACGGGCAGCAACGGCGCCAACGACGTCATCTCCTTCGTCGCCCCGTCGGCCATCGCCGGCTGGGACTTCGACGTCATGGACTTCGTCCGGGAGACCGTCTCGCGCGGCATGGCCCAGAACAACTGGTACCTGACGAGCGTCCAGGCCGGCTTCGAGCCGTGGCAGAACGGCGCCGGGCTCACCGTGAACTCCTTCTCCTCCGCGGTGAACCTCGGCGCACCGGGCACCGGCGAGCCGGGTCCCGGCCCTGCGACGGCCTGCAAGGTGACGTACGCGCCGAACGTCTGGACCGGCGGCTTCACGGCCGAAGTCACGGTCGCCAACACCGGTTCGACCCCGGTCGACAACTGGACGCTGTCCTTCGCCCTGCCCTCCGGGCAGCGCATCACCCAGGCGTGGAACGCCACCGTCCCCACGGCCTCCGGGACCGTGACGGCGACCGGGCTCGCGCACAACGCGCGGATCGCGGCCGGAGCCAGTCAGACGTTCGGCTTCCAGGGCACGTACAGCGGCGGGTTCGCCGCGCCGTCCGGGTTCAGCCTCAACGGCACCGCCTGCGTATGA
- a CDS encoding lytic polysaccharide monooxygenase, whose translation MAGRKRRLASLAAVLATLLGGIGLTLLGQGNAQAHGVTMTPGSRTYLCWLDAKTSTGSLDPTNPACKAALSESGPNSLYNWFAVLDSNAGGRGPGYVPDGKLCSAGDRSPYNFTGYNAARSDWPRTHLTSGNTIQVKHSNWAAHPGSFRVYLSKPGYLPSSELGWDDLELIQTVTDPPQSGSPGTDGGHYHWDLNLPAGRSGDAVMFIQWVRSDSQENFFSCSDIVFDGGNGEVTGIRGSVGTPTPTPTPTPTPTPTPTPTDPHTGCMAVYSVTNSWSGGFQGSVEVMNHGTTARDGWAVKWTPGAATRISSLWNGGLTTGSDGTVTVRNVDYNRTIPPDGSVTFGFTATSTGNNHPVGSVVCVNP comes from the coding sequence ATGGCTGGACGCAAGAGACGACTTGCCTCCCTGGCTGCCGTACTCGCGACCCTGCTCGGTGGAATCGGCCTGACATTACTCGGCCAGGGCAACGCGCAGGCGCACGGTGTCACGATGACGCCCGGCTCGCGCACGTACCTCTGCTGGCTGGATGCCAAGACCAGCACCGGCTCTCTGGACCCGACGAACCCGGCGTGCAAGGCGGCGCTCAGCGAGAGCGGCCCGAACTCGCTGTACAACTGGTTCGCCGTACTCGACTCCAACGCGGGCGGGCGCGGCCCCGGTTACGTCCCGGACGGAAAGCTGTGCAGCGCCGGTGACCGGTCGCCGTACAACTTCACCGGATACAACGCCGCCCGCTCCGACTGGCCCCGCACGCACCTGACATCCGGGAACACGATCCAGGTCAAGCACAGCAACTGGGCCGCGCACCCCGGCTCCTTCAGGGTGTACCTCTCCAAGCCCGGCTACCTGCCCAGCTCCGAACTGGGCTGGGACGACCTGGAACTCATCCAGACCGTCACCGACCCGCCGCAGTCGGGTTCGCCGGGCACGGACGGCGGCCACTACCACTGGGATCTGAACCTGCCCGCGGGCCGTTCGGGTGACGCGGTGATGTTCATCCAGTGGGTGCGCTCGGACAGCCAGGAGAACTTCTTCTCCTGCTCCGACATCGTCTTCGACGGCGGCAACGGCGAAGTGACCGGCATCCGCGGCTCGGTCGGCACCCCCACCCCGACTCCGACCCCCACCCCGACCCCGACCCCGACTCCGACTCCGACCGACCCGCACACCGGGTGCATGGCCGTCTACAGCGTGACCAACTCCTGGAGCGGCGGCTTCCAGGGTTCCGTAGAGGTCATGAACCACGGCACGACAGCGCGTGACGGCTGGGCGGTGAAGTGGACGCCCGGCGCGGCCACTCGGATCAGCAGCCTCTGGAACGGCGGGCTGACAACCGGTTCCGACGGCACGGTCACGGTCAGGAACGTCGACTACAACCGGACCATCCCGCCGGACGGCAGCGTCACCTTCGGGTTCACCGCGACTTCGACCGGCAACAACCATCCGGTCGGCTCCGTCGTCTGCGTCAACCCGTAG
- a CDS encoding GNAT family N-acetyltransferase, whose product MTESFVRRYRPSDRTALADICVRTAHKGGDSSGLYADSELMPSIFAYPYVELEPEFAFVLDDGAGRAVGYVLGAADTDRFALRFRTEWLPKVAARHPEPAREPATPTEEMARLLHTPERMVRDELAAYPAHLHIDLLPPWQGRGYGRALIRTLLAELRDAGVPAVHLCMAQANTKARAFYDRLGFAPLAVPDPGPVWYLGRPTAADPLLDA is encoded by the coding sequence ATGACCGAATCGTTCGTCCGCCGCTACCGGCCGTCGGACCGGACCGCACTCGCCGACATCTGCGTCAGGACAGCCCACAAGGGCGGCGACTCCTCCGGGCTGTACGCCGATTCCGAACTGATGCCCTCGATCTTCGCGTACCCCTACGTGGAGCTGGAGCCGGAGTTCGCCTTCGTCCTGGACGACGGCGCGGGCCGGGCGGTCGGATACGTCCTGGGCGCCGCCGACACCGACAGGTTCGCCCTGCGGTTCCGTACCGAATGGCTCCCCAAGGTCGCGGCGCGCCATCCGGAGCCCGCCCGTGAACCCGCCACTCCGACCGAGGAGATGGCCAGGCTGCTGCACACGCCGGAACGCATGGTCCGCGACGAACTCGCCGCGTACCCCGCACATTTGCACATCGACCTGCTGCCGCCGTGGCAGGGGCGCGGGTACGGGCGCGCCCTGATCCGCACGCTGCTCGCGGAGCTGCGGGACGCCGGCGTGCCCGCCGTCCACTTGTGCATGGCGCAGGCGAACACGAAGGCCCGCGCGTTCTACGACCGGCTGGGATTCGCACCCCTCGCGGTGCCCGACCCCGGCCCCGTCTGGTACCTGGGCCGGCCGACGGCGGCCGATCCGCTGCTCGACGCCTGA
- a CDS encoding MFS transporter, which produces MTPLARLLVASQFAFNIGFFAVLPYLADHLGGALGLGGAMVGFVLGLRTFSQQGLFVVGGALTDHYGPRPVALVGCALRVAGFVWLAFAASPWSVIGAVVTVGFAAALFSPAVESEIAREALRVERAGGYRRTRTLARFSAGGQAGALLGPVLGSLLLYGGGAGHFRTSCLAGAGVFLLVLAAHARLLSHTAERAARTEQGDAGTGGGRAGAEGHVMAASEQDRAWRTVLGDRRFLLLALAYSTYLLAYNQLYLALPAELDRATGSQAALGWLFALSSAVVVVGSAPVERLAAGRLGRPAMIRAGLLLISLAFAATAALRALDGPWAAVSFTLLLTLGQMLVLPATRALLPDLAGERRLGLATGALSSLSGVVVLAAGAPVGALLEHDGPAPWLLLAVVPLLGLVLVPAQRPATATAETRPASLPSM; this is translated from the coding sequence ATGACCCCGCTCGCCCGACTCCTCGTGGCCAGTCAGTTCGCCTTCAACATCGGCTTCTTCGCCGTGCTGCCCTATCTCGCCGATCACCTGGGCGGCGCACTCGGCCTCGGCGGGGCCATGGTCGGCTTCGTGCTCGGTCTGCGCACCTTCAGCCAGCAGGGCCTTTTCGTCGTCGGCGGCGCGCTCACCGACCACTACGGGCCGCGGCCCGTAGCCCTCGTGGGCTGCGCGCTGCGGGTGGCCGGATTCGTCTGGCTCGCGTTCGCCGCGAGTCCGTGGAGCGTGATCGGGGCGGTGGTCACGGTGGGCTTCGCCGCCGCCCTGTTCTCACCCGCCGTCGAGTCCGAGATCGCCCGCGAGGCGCTCCGCGTCGAACGGGCCGGCGGCTACCGCCGCACCCGCACCCTCGCCCGCTTCTCTGCCGGAGGCCAGGCCGGCGCGCTCCTCGGCCCGGTCCTCGGCTCGCTCCTGCTGTACGGGGGCGGAGCGGGCCACTTCCGCACGTCCTGCCTGGCCGGGGCGGGCGTCTTCCTCCTCGTCCTGGCGGCCCACGCCCGGCTCCTGTCGCACACCGCCGAACGAGCGGCGCGTACGGAACAGGGAGACGCGGGTACGGGAGGGGGCCGGGCGGGCGCGGAAGGGCACGTGATGGCGGCCTCGGAACAGGACAGGGCCTGGCGGACCGTCCTCGGCGACCGTCGCTTCCTCCTCCTCGCCCTCGCGTACTCCACCTACCTCCTCGCCTACAACCAGCTCTATCTGGCGCTCCCCGCGGAGCTCGACCGCGCGACCGGCTCCCAGGCGGCGCTGGGCTGGCTCTTCGCCCTGTCGTCCGCCGTGGTGGTCGTCGGCTCGGCGCCCGTGGAACGCCTGGCCGCCGGCCGCCTCGGCCGCCCCGCCATGATCCGCGCCGGACTGCTGCTGATCTCGCTCGCGTTCGCCGCCACAGCCGCACTGCGCGCGCTCGACGGCCCATGGGCAGCCGTCTCCTTTACCCTGCTCCTCACCCTCGGCCAGATGCTGGTGCTGCCCGCCACCCGGGCACTGTTGCCCGACCTCGCGGGCGAGCGGCGCCTCGGCCTGGCCACCGGGGCGCTGTCCTCCCTCTCCGGCGTCGTCGTCCTCGCCGCCGGCGCCCCCGTCGGAGCCCTCCTCGAACACGACGGTCCCGCGCCCTGGCTCCTGCTCGCCGTGGTCCCGCTGCTCGGCCTCGTCCTCGTACCGGCGCAGCGGCCGGCGACGGCAACCGCCGAAACGCGACCAGCGTCTCTTCCTTCGATGTAA
- a CDS encoding ABC transporter substrate-binding protein, with product MRTNSRRLLTALALTPLLAGCFAASDGGSAGAGAAGGEGRLRVALAVPPAKALSPYSNDATVLSKLSVGEGLTALDAKGTAAPALATSWKRDSATAWTFELRKATFQDGTPVTAQAVVTALGHAHGATPKPRVLSDVDLTARAVDADTVTLTTKNADPVLPLRLASPALAVLSAKAYAADGTVSPVGTGTGPFRITRLTGKTKATLDRYDGYWGGKAKAAGIDVTWIADGTARANALRSGTVDIAEWIPTAQAKLLVQGTRHEVPSVRTDSLILNTGGGLFTNPALRAAAREAVDGSALVDSVFSGYADPAQGLFGPAVPWAAGQRTAVTGRARAATPAQVKSEAAGRTLRLATYTNRAELPEAATVLQQQLEKAGFAVKQDVREYTQMEADLLAGTYDALVFSRVTLLDTGDAVAYLASDFTSTGVYNIAALENPSVDRAIRTAAEESDTAKRQQKILRAEAEILRTDAVVPLVHEKVVQGIATGVEGVSLDPRERALITLDTHRG from the coding sequence ATGCGCACCAACTCTCGCCGTCTCCTCACGGCACTCGCCCTCACCCCCCTCCTCGCCGGCTGCTTCGCGGCGAGCGACGGGGGCTCCGCCGGGGCCGGGGCCGCGGGCGGGGAGGGGCGGCTGCGCGTGGCCCTCGCCGTGCCGCCGGCCAAGGCCCTGTCTCCGTACAGCAACGACGCCACCGTCCTGAGCAAACTGTCGGTCGGCGAGGGCCTCACCGCCCTGGACGCCAAGGGCACGGCCGCCCCCGCGCTCGCCACCTCCTGGAAGCGGGACTCCGCCACCGCCTGGACCTTCGAACTGCGCAAGGCCACCTTCCAGGACGGCACCCCCGTCACCGCCCAGGCCGTCGTCACCGCCCTCGGGCACGCGCACGGGGCCACCCCCAAGCCGCGCGTCCTCAGCGACGTGGACCTGACCGCACGCGCCGTGGACGCCGACACCGTCACCCTGACGACGAAGAACGCCGACCCCGTACTCCCCCTCCGGCTCGCGAGCCCCGCCCTGGCCGTGCTCTCCGCCAAGGCGTACGCGGCGGACGGCACGGTCAGCCCGGTCGGCACCGGCACCGGCCCGTTCCGGATCACCCGCCTCACCGGCAAGACCAAGGCCACCCTCGACCGCTACGACGGCTACTGGGGCGGCAAGGCGAAGGCGGCGGGCATCGACGTGACGTGGATCGCCGACGGAACCGCCCGCGCCAACGCACTGCGCTCCGGCACCGTCGACATCGCCGAGTGGATCCCCACCGCGCAGGCGAAGCTCCTGGTCCAGGGAACGCGGCACGAGGTGCCCTCCGTACGCACCGACAGCCTGATCCTCAACACCGGCGGCGGCCTGTTCACCAACCCCGCCCTGCGCGCCGCCGCCCGCGAGGCCGTGGACGGCTCCGCCCTCGTCGACTCGGTCTTCAGCGGCTACGCCGATCCCGCGCAGGGCCTGTTCGGCCCCGCCGTGCCGTGGGCCGCCGGTCAGCGGACCGCGGTGACCGGCCGCGCCCGGGCCGCGACCCCCGCCCAGGTGAAGTCGGAGGCCGCGGGCAGGACGCTGCGCCTGGCCACGTACACCAACCGCGCCGAACTGCCCGAGGCGGCGACCGTCCTCCAGCAGCAGCTGGAGAAGGCCGGGTTCGCGGTGAAGCAGGACGTCCGCGAGTACACGCAGATGGAGGCCGACCTCCTCGCGGGGACGTACGACGCGCTCGTCTTCTCCCGGGTCACCCTCCTCGACACCGGTGACGCCGTCGCCTACCTCGCCAGCGACTTCACGAGCACCGGCGTCTACAACATCGCCGCCCTCGAGAACCCCTCGGTCGACCGGGCCATCCGGACCGCCGCCGAGGAGAGCGACACCGCGAAGCGACAGCAGAAGATCCTGCGGGCCGAGGCGGAGATCCTGCGCACCGACGCGGTCGTGCCGCTCGTCCACGAGAAGGTCGTCCAGGGCATCGCCACCGGCGTCGAGGGCGTGAGCCTCGACCCGCGCGAGCGCGCCCTCATCACCCTCGACACCCACCGCGGATAA
- a CDS encoding ABC transporter permease subunit, with protein sequence MSSTHGTAPARPAHWVAAVGRVGAGTALVTAVALLPWLSRTDPALTVLRARSADQDPTPAELAAVREELGLDAGPFAHLADWLGGLPRGDAGTSWVSGEPVLPQVTAALGVSVTLMLGALLVTVVVAAAVSARTIRLGARRRLRRERTGTGAAVLAALPKFLLASLLALVCGVWLGWFPTGGWDGPASMVLPALALGLPSGAMIGGLLDQALPAAFHEPWAQTWRAVGFPPRHTARHALRRALPGVLPQLLPTVVALVGGAVAVERIFNIPGLGRLALDAAIAQDLPPLQTATFSLVLLGTVAGLLVQALRRALLGRALRDGALPALPRPELPTGRARHLIAAGCALALLVLVLTGLLRDPLHVDTAARLLPPSTAHPLGTDSLGRDLLARLGHGALRTAAVALAVTAVCALTGLLLGLAPRIGSGLTDVVATMPAVLAGLLVTAAVGPSLWGAALAVCLVGWSPYAAQSAALLEQERAGGHVAAARSLGAGRGHLLRRHLLPALSAPLLRNALLRLPTTVLVLASLGFLGLGEQPPTPEWGRLLSENQPYAELAPWTVLAPACALILLSVLAVTAPRGRRHR encoded by the coding sequence ATGAGCAGCACTCACGGCACCGCCCCCGCCCGCCCGGCACACTGGGTGGCGGCCGTCGGCCGCGTCGGCGCGGGCACCGCGCTCGTGACCGCCGTGGCACTGCTGCCCTGGCTGTCCAGGACCGATCCCGCCCTGACCGTCCTGCGCGCCCGCTCGGCCGACCAGGACCCCACCCCGGCCGAACTCGCCGCCGTACGTGAGGAACTCGGCCTCGACGCCGGCCCCTTCGCCCACCTCGCCGACTGGCTCGGCGGACTGCCGCGCGGCGACGCGGGCACCTCATGGGTGTCCGGAGAGCCCGTGCTGCCCCAGGTGACGGCCGCCCTCGGCGTGTCGGTCACGCTCATGCTGGGCGCTCTCCTCGTCACCGTCGTCGTCGCCGCGGCCGTCAGCGCGCGCACGATCCGCCTCGGGGCCCGCCGACGGCTGCGGCGGGAGCGTACGGGCACCGGGGCCGCGGTCCTCGCCGCACTGCCGAAGTTCCTCCTCGCCTCCCTGCTCGCCCTGGTGTGCGGGGTATGGCTGGGCTGGTTCCCCACCGGCGGCTGGGACGGCCCGGCCTCGATGGTGCTGCCCGCACTCGCGCTCGGCCTCCCCTCCGGCGCGATGATCGGCGGCCTGCTCGACCAGGCACTGCCCGCCGCGTTCCACGAACCGTGGGCCCAGACCTGGCGCGCCGTCGGCTTCCCTCCCCGGCACACCGCCCGGCACGCGCTGCGCCGTGCCCTGCCCGGTGTCCTGCCCCAGCTCCTGCCCACCGTCGTGGCCCTCGTCGGCGGCGCCGTCGCCGTGGAACGCATCTTCAACATCCCCGGGCTGGGCCGCCTCGCCCTCGACGCGGCCATCGCCCAGGACCTCCCCCCGCTGCAGACCGCGACCTTCTCCCTGGTGCTGCTCGGTACGGTCGCGGGTCTCCTCGTGCAGGCGCTGCGCCGCGCGCTCCTGGGCCGCGCCCTGCGGGACGGAGCCCTGCCCGCACTGCCCCGGCCCGAACTGCCGACCGGGCGCGCCCGGCATCTGATCGCCGCCGGCTGCGCCCTCGCCCTGCTCGTCCTCGTCCTCACCGGGCTGCTGCGCGACCCCCTGCACGTGGATACGGCCGCCCGCCTGCTCCCGCCCTCCACCGCCCACCCCCTGGGCACCGACTCCCTCGGCCGCGACCTGCTCGCCCGCCTGGGCCACGGCGCCCTGCGCACGGCGGCCGTCGCCCTCGCCGTCACCGCGGTCTGCGCCCTCACGGGCCTCCTCCTCGGGCTCGCGCCCCGGATCGGCTCGGGCCTGACCGACGTCGTCGCGACCATGCCCGCCGTCCTCGCCGGCCTGCTCGTGACCGCGGCCGTCGGCCCCTCCCTCTGGGGCGCCGCCCTCGCCGTGTGCCTCGTCGGCTGGAGTCCGTACGCCGCCCAGAGCGCCGCGCTGCTCGAACAGGAACGGGCCGGCGGCCACGTCGCCGCCGCCCGCTCCCTCGGCGCAGGACGAGGCCACCTGCTGCGCCGCCACCTGCTCCCCGCCCTCAGCGCCCCGCTCCTGCGCAACGCCCTGCTCCGCCTGCCCACCACGGTCCTCGTCCTGGCCTCGCTCGGCTTCCTCGGCCTCGGCGAACAGCCCCCCACCCCCGAGTGGGGGCGGCTGCTCTCCGAGAACCAGCCCTACGCCGAACTCGCTCCCTGGACCGTCCTCGCCCCGGCCTGCGCCCTGATCCTCCTCTCCGTCCTCGCCGTCACGGCCCCTCGGGGCAGACGGCACCGCTGA
- a CDS encoding VOC family protein: MAIQRMDNVGIVVDDMEAALAFFLELGMELEGRAQIEGLVADQCTGLDGVRCDIAMVRTPDGHSRLELAKYRSPEAISDGPRNRPHNVLGTHRVMFTVDDIEDTVARLRPHGAELLGEIARFEDSFLLCYVRGPEGIIVGLAQELR; this comes from the coding sequence GTGGCGATTCAGCGGATGGACAACGTCGGCATCGTGGTCGACGACATGGAGGCCGCCCTCGCGTTCTTCCTGGAACTCGGTATGGAGCTGGAGGGCAGGGCGCAGATCGAGGGCCTCGTCGCCGACCAGTGCACCGGACTCGACGGCGTCCGCTGCGACATCGCGATGGTCCGGACCCCGGACGGTCACAGCCGGCTCGAGCTGGCGAAGTACCGCAGCCCCGAGGCGATCAGCGACGGGCCGCGCAACCGGCCGCACAATGTTCTGGGCACGCACCGGGTCATGTTCACCGTCGACGACATCGAGGACACCGTTGCCCGCCTGCGTCCTCACGGCGCCGAACTCCTGGGCGAAATCGCCCGGTTCGAGGACAGCTTCCTCCTCTGCTATGTCCGCGGCCCGGAGGGCATCATCGTCGGACTGGCCCAGGAACTGCGCTGA